One Defluviitoga tunisiensis genomic window carries:
- the rpsI gene encoding 30S ribosomal protein S9, with product MAQLVEYYGTGKRKTAVARVYLRPGNGKVKVNGKDYNNLAEYLRGNDVWVLHALKPLEVTDLNGQFDLIIRVNGGGLSGQAGAIRLGIARALLQYDESLRPILKKEGLLTRDPREVERKKYGLKKARKSPQFSKR from the coding sequence ATGGCACAACTAGTTGAATATTACGGAACTGGTAAAAGAAAAACTGCTGTTGCTAGGGTATATTTACGACCGGGAAACGGCAAAGTAAAAGTGAATGGAAAGGATTATAACAACTTAGCTGAATATCTAAGAGGTAATGATGTTTGGGTATTACATGCTTTAAAACCTTTAGAAGTAACAGATTTAAATGGCCAATTTGATCTAATAATTAGAGTTAATGGTGGCGGATTAAGCGGTCAAGCTGGTGCTATAAGACTAGGAATAGCAAGAGCTCTACTTCAATATGATGAATCCCTAAGGCCTATCCTCAAGAAAGAGGGTTTATTGACAAGAGATCCAAGAGAAGTAGAAAGAAAGAAATATGGACTCAAAAAAGCGAGAAAAAGCCCACAATTTTCAAAAAGATAA
- a CDS encoding ECF transporter S component codes for MNSRKVAVVGIFGALAFLLTFIEFPIIPLLPFLKFDPSDCMVFLVTLIYGFFPGLFTLLIKNFLFIFRSGEGGLIGILMNILAGTVFIFFLTTLRKLKINVWVNYIISSLITGVVAFLLNYYIAIPIFTNQPTLQFVQNIGISVQIFFYLVLLFNFIKFFTNSFVSHLLVKKTRIENFIKEKAK; via the coding sequence ATGAATAGTAGAAAAGTGGCAGTCGTTGGTATCTTTGGGGCTCTGGCTTTTTTATTAACATTCATAGAATTTCCAATAATCCCTCTGTTACCTTTTCTCAAATTTGACCCTAGTGATTGTATGGTTTTTTTGGTAACTTTAATTTATGGTTTTTTTCCTGGTCTTTTTACATTATTAATCAAAAATTTTTTGTTTATTTTCCGATCAGGCGAGGGTGGACTAATAGGAATTCTAATGAATATATTAGCAGGGACGGTTTTTATTTTCTTCCTAACCACTTTAAGAAAGCTAAAAATTAATGTTTGGGTCAATTACATTATAAGTAGTCTAATTACCGGAGTTGTCGCTTTTCTATTAAATTATTATATTGCTATTCCTATTTTTACAAATCAACCAACGCTTCAATTTGTACAAAACATTGGAATAAGTGTTCAAATATTTTTTTATTTAGTGTTACTTTTTAATTTTATAAAATTTTTTACAAACTCTTTTGTATCGCATTTACTTGTAAAAAAAACTAGAATTGAAAACTTTATTAAAGAAAAGGCAAAGTAA
- the rpoD gene encoding RNA polymerase sigma factor RpoD, whose protein sequence is MQKVKTNSPCTDLIQEIENIEFIGKDQIIIKRNKDKFIDKLEKGIDTLIEIAKNNGNCITYQNIDECIPQDLADVIDSEFLEKIYEEIESKGIKILENSEEFDDSEEETVLKDDYKEDLEYLFEETETQVYDNAFANEPIKIYLREIGKIKLLSPTRERQLAMRAKKGDKNARDELIKANLRLVISIAKRYTGRGLSFMDLIQEGNIGLMKAVEKFDWKKGYKFSTYATWWVRQAITRAIADQARTIRIPVHLVETINRMNKIIREYLQEHGEYPSTEELARLLDKPIEKMDEILQATKEVISVDAQINGSEDDEAYIGDFIEDTSADKPEEIAARMILKEELEKVLDTLRPKEAAVLKMRYGLMDGNAKTLEEVGNFFNVTRERIRQIEVKALRKLRHPSRSLQLKEICDMIDGNVF, encoded by the coding sequence ATGCAAAAAGTTAAAACGAATTCTCCTTGTACAGACCTAATCCAAGAAATCGAAAACATCGAATTTATAGGCAAAGATCAAATAATCATAAAGAGAAATAAAGATAAATTTATAGATAAATTAGAAAAAGGTATAGATACGTTAATAGAAATTGCAAAAAATAATGGAAATTGTATAACTTATCAAAATATTGATGAATGTATACCTCAAGATTTAGCTGATGTGATAGATAGTGAATTCTTAGAAAAAATATACGAAGAAATAGAATCTAAAGGTATTAAAATACTAGAAAACTCCGAAGAGTTTGATGATTCAGAGGAAGAAACAGTACTAAAAGATGATTACAAAGAAGATTTAGAATACTTATTTGAAGAAACTGAAACTCAGGTTTATGATAATGCTTTTGCTAATGAACCTATAAAAATTTATCTAAGAGAAATTGGTAAGATCAAACTACTAAGCCCTACACGTGAGAGGCAACTAGCTATGAGAGCCAAAAAAGGTGACAAAAATGCTAGAGATGAACTAATAAAAGCGAATTTAAGACTTGTAATAAGTATTGCAAAAAGGTATACAGGTAGAGGATTAAGTTTTATGGATTTAATACAAGAAGGAAACATTGGACTAATGAAAGCTGTAGAAAAGTTTGACTGGAAAAAAGGTTACAAGTTTTCTACTTATGCAACCTGGTGGGTAAGACAAGCAATAACTAGAGCAATAGCTGATCAGGCTAGAACCATAAGAATACCTGTACACTTGGTAGAAACCATCAACAGAATGAACAAAATAATTAGAGAATATCTTCAAGAACATGGTGAATATCCAAGTACAGAGGAATTAGCCAGACTTTTAGATAAACCTATCGAAAAAATGGATGAAATATTACAAGCAACAAAAGAAGTAATTTCTGTAGACGCTCAAATAAATGGTTCAGAAGATGATGAAGCTTACATAGGAGACTTTATAGAAGATACCAGTGCAGATAAACCCGAAGAAATAGCTGCTAGAATGATTTTGAAAGAGGAACTAGAAAAGGTATTAGACACACTTAGACCAAAAGAAGCGGCCGTATTAAAGATGAGATATGGATTAATGGATGGTAATGCAAAAACATTAGAAGAAGTTGGTAACTTTTTTAACGTAACTCGTGAAAGAATTAGACAAATAGAGGTAAAAGCCTTAAGAAAATTGAGGCATCCCAGTAGAAGTTTGCAATTAAAAGAAATTTGCGATATGATAGATGGTAATGTGTTTTAA
- a CDS encoding ribosomal-processing cysteine protease Prp yields MIKVTYQNKDYPQIEIKGHSSYSLAGTDIVCSAVSVLTQFVAEILKNEGLGDYKKKEGYLLIKVTEKSEISDLLFQYLIESLLSISKDYPKNLKVEVR; encoded by the coding sequence ATGATTAAAGTAACTTATCAAAACAAAGATTATCCACAAATAGAAATCAAAGGACATTCTTCTTACTCATTGGCCGGAACTGATATAGTATGTAGTGCTGTAAGCGTTCTCACACAATTTGTGGCAGAAATACTAAAAAATGAAGGATTAGGAGATTACAAAAAAAAAGAAGGTTATCTTTTGATTAAAGTTACAGAAAAAAGTGAAATATCTGACTTGTTGTTTCAATATTTAATTGAAAGTCTTTTAAGTATTTCGAAGGATTACCCTAAAAATCTTAAAGTGGAGGTAAGATAA
- the rplM gene encoding 50S ribosomal protein L13, which produces MNSKLVQPSYSAKKGEITREWYIVDAEGQTLGRLASKVAKILQGKHKPIYTPHIDTGDFVIIINAEKINVTGDKANTKVYRNHSGYPGGLKEISYKRLLEKQPEQIIKYAIKGMMPKTILGKQMLKKLKVYAGPNHPHQAQKPKEIDLEKI; this is translated from the coding sequence TTGAATTCTAAACTTGTTCAACCATCCTATAGTGCAAAAAAAGGAGAAATTACTAGAGAATGGTATATAGTTGATGCTGAGGGCCAAACCTTGGGAAGATTAGCGTCAAAAGTAGCAAAGATTCTTCAAGGAAAACATAAACCTATTTATACCCCACATATTGATACAGGTGACTTTGTTATTATAATCAATGCCGAAAAAATAAATGTTACTGGTGACAAGGCAAATACCAAAGTATATAGAAATCACAGTGGATATCCAGGTGGTTTAAAAGAAATAAGTTACAAAAGGCTTTTAGAGAAACAGCCAGAACAAATAATTAAATATGCTATAAAAGGAATGATGCCTAAGACAATATTAGGAAAACAAATGTTGAAAAAATTGAAAGTGTATGCTGGTCCTAATCATCCGCATCAAGCTCAAAAACCTAAAGAAATCGATTTAGAAAAAATCTAA
- a CDS encoding CheR family methyltransferase codes for MNDYYISPFDDKDYELFLQNLMIHFNLDLRGYKQHRLRRRTDILLKKYNLGSYKEYFELLKKDSTKWDEFLNKLTINVTEFFRNPDKWEFLKNNILPGMIKENNGKLKAWSAGCSTGEEPYTLAIILDTLGVLHSSTIHAGDFDEDALSKAKLGIYPDKSLVNIPDNIKSKYFKKLNEDKYEISERIKQSVNFKRVNLLLDKFDKDYDLIICRNVVIYFDTEAKDKLYSKFYESLKPGGILFVGSTERIFNYKEIGFSSIAPFFYKKEKK; via the coding sequence ATGAATGATTATTATATTTCGCCGTTTGATGATAAAGATTATGAACTGTTTTTACAAAACTTGATGATACATTTTAATTTAGATCTTCGTGGTTATAAGCAACATAGGTTGAGGAGAAGAACCGATATTTTACTTAAAAAATATAACCTCGGCTCCTATAAAGAGTATTTTGAACTTCTTAAGAAAGATTCCACAAAATGGGATGAGTTTTTAAATAAGCTAACAATAAATGTTACAGAGTTTTTTCGCAATCCCGATAAATGGGAATTTCTTAAAAACAATATTTTGCCAGGAATGATTAAGGAAAATAACGGTAAACTAAAAGCTTGGAGTGCAGGTTGTTCTACTGGAGAAGAACCTTATACATTAGCTATTATTTTAGATACTTTAGGGGTCTTGCATTCTAGTACCATTCATGCTGGAGATTTCGATGAGGATGCACTTTCAAAAGCAAAACTAGGAATATATCCTGACAAAAGTTTAGTGAATATACCTGATAATATTAAATCAAAGTATTTTAAAAAGTTGAACGAAGATAAATATGAAATTAGCGAAAGAATTAAACAAAGTGTTAATTTTAAAAGGGTAAATCTTCTTCTAGATAAATTTGATAAAGATTATGATCTAATTATATGCAGAAATGTTGTTATATATTTTGATACAGAAGCTAAAGATAAACTGTATAGCAAATTTTATGAGTCTTTAAAGCCTGGTGGAATATTGTTTGTGGGATCGACAGAAAGAATATTTAATTATAAGGAGATAGGTTTTTCGTCTATTGCACCATTTTTTTACAAAAAAGAAAAGAAGTAA
- the rpmA gene encoding 50S ribosomal protein L27, producing MTFDLQLFATKKRGDQNKKDSNPKYLGIKAHEGNKISAGSIIVRQRGTKIHPGENVGMGRDFTIYSKVDGYVKFETKNNRKFVSVYETERVN from the coding sequence ATGACATTCGATCTTCAATTATTTGCAACTAAAAAACGTGGCGATCAAAACAAAAAGGATAGTAATCCTAAATATTTAGGAATTAAAGCTCATGAGGGTAATAAAATATCTGCAGGTTCTATAATAGTAAGACAGAGAGGTACAAAAATACACCCTGGTGAAAATGTTGGTATGGGCAGAGATTTCACAATATATTCAAAAGTTGATGGATACGTTAAATTTGAAACCAAAAACAACAGAAAATTTGTCAGTGTTTATGAAACTGAAAGAGTGAACTAA
- the dnaG gene encoding DNA primase: MKKDYDNMRKTIDEIKGKIDIVDFVNSYLSLTKKGKNYSALCPFHSEDTPSFYVFPDTQTFHCFGCGTHGDVITFLEKYEQISFLDALKKIASIVGVKVDLSENEIPAEIKLNEEVSKIYTNNLLNFPDYHPIWQYLKKRDINRNVAEEFELGYALGSEVNKVIEEHYFEKDIAIKAGLIVNDKDFFYNRLIIPIRNNSGLLVGFSGRLVIDSSNAPKYLNTPENQYFKKSKILYMYYKTKRFIKENDFAIIVEGYFDLISMYKLGFKNIVAILGSSFTKDQAVDLLKSTNKIVTMFDMDDAGKKATISTIDTLYKTDFQIAVSKYPAKDPDELTKKHDKQYIAEILKNSYKFHEFVVDYYAEKYELTNDFALEQYLKDMSKWYTKLEKAGRLSYIESFVECISKKIGKDKQYVKKILEANRSYIDDAPVSENLSTTVDPFYVEKDIKYDIAKSYIYLWVKYPDYRVLLKETFNIDDFSEGIIREFIELSSENDSIGFLLENSSKELSDLIVEVWKIDYYFNPDRILASLKDGINYIKINREIEKLTKQLRDIEDPSEKTKITSQIIELYSKVKTIK; this comes from the coding sequence ATGAAAAAAGATTATGATAATATGAGGAAAACAATTGACGAAATTAAAGGTAAAATTGATATTGTTGATTTCGTCAATTCTTATTTGTCTCTCACAAAAAAAGGTAAAAATTACTCTGCATTATGTCCTTTTCATTCAGAGGATACCCCTTCTTTTTATGTTTTTCCTGACACCCAGACTTTTCATTGTTTTGGTTGTGGAACCCATGGGGACGTTATCACCTTTTTGGAAAAGTATGAGCAAATAAGTTTCCTCGATGCATTAAAAAAAATAGCAAGTATAGTTGGAGTCAAGGTTGATCTTAGCGAAAATGAAATACCAGCTGAAATAAAATTAAACGAAGAAGTTTCAAAAATATATACAAATAACCTTTTGAATTTTCCGGATTATCATCCTATATGGCAATATTTAAAAAAACGTGACATAAATAGGAATGTCGCAGAAGAATTCGAATTAGGCTACGCATTGGGGTCTGAAGTAAATAAGGTTATTGAAGAACATTATTTTGAAAAAGATATTGCAATTAAAGCTGGGTTAATAGTGAATGATAAGGATTTTTTTTATAATAGATTAATCATTCCTATTCGTAATAATTCGGGTTTGCTAGTTGGTTTTTCTGGAAGATTGGTAATTGATAGTTCAAATGCTCCCAAATATTTAAATACACCAGAAAATCAATATTTCAAAAAATCAAAAATTCTATATATGTACTATAAAACAAAACGTTTCATTAAAGAAAATGACTTTGCGATAATAGTAGAGGGTTATTTTGATCTCATATCTATGTATAAATTAGGATTTAAAAATATAGTTGCAATATTGGGCTCTTCATTCACTAAAGATCAGGCTGTTGATTTGTTAAAATCTACAAATAAGATTGTTACCATGTTTGACATGGATGATGCTGGCAAAAAAGCGACAATATCAACTATAGATACTCTATATAAAACAGATTTTCAGATAGCTGTTTCAAAATATCCAGCGAAAGATCCTGATGAATTAACTAAAAAACATGACAAACAATATATAGCTGAAATACTGAAAAATTCATATAAATTCCACGAATTTGTAGTTGATTATTATGCCGAAAAGTATGAACTAACAAACGATTTCGCTTTAGAACAATACCTAAAAGATATGTCAAAATGGTATACAAAATTAGAAAAAGCCGGAAGATTAAGCTATATTGAAAGTTTTGTGGAGTGCATTTCAAAAAAGATAGGAAAGGATAAACAATATGTAAAAAAAATATTGGAAGCCAACCGTTCCTATATTGATGATGCCCCTGTAAGCGAAAATTTATCCACTACTGTAGATCCTTTTTATGTAGAAAAAGATATTAAATATGACATTGCAAAATCATATATTTACCTTTGGGTAAAATATCCAGATTACAGAGTTTTGCTTAAAGAAACCTTCAATATAGACGATTTTTCTGAAGGTATTATAAGAGAGTTTATAGAACTTTCTTCAGAAAATGATAGTATTGGTTTTTTGCTTGAAAATTCTTCAAAAGAATTGAGTGATCTAATAGTAGAAGTTTGGAAAATAGATTATTACTTCAATCCTGATAGAATATTAGCTTCACTAAAAGATGGTATTAATTATATAAAAATCAATAGAGAAATAGAAAAATTAACAAAACAACTTCGCGATATTGAAGATCCTTCAGAAAAAACTAAGATTACATCTCAAATTATAGAATTATATAGTAAAGTTAAAACCATAAAATAG
- a CDS encoding transglycosylase domain-containing protein has translation MSIFLVNSDYNTYLFNNNQFILPTKYKYVKLEDIPTELIYSLLWSEDREFFEHNGINIKALTRAALINIRHLSIVQGGSTITQQLSKTVYLSNERNVKRKIMDMMLAFFLERSYTKEEILEAYLNSVYLGNDISGIGAAAQRYFGKDVQDLSTEEILVLVGIINGPEIYNPYKYPDRAKSQAEILLYSLPDNFFSLQTREDIDKKIHELIFYPQSYNERYLNLIYRVKQEEELIGLKGGGYTIKTTYNKNLFDSVTLDENSSAIVLNNKTGEILSFWGGEYTVFYSNQQIGSSIKPFYYILALEKGYDVNTVLPDYSMKFGDWAPQNYDKTYRGSVTLKEALVNSINIPSIYLAMHIDISPQQSIDTIKDFLLNELGIQGVYPNDLTLSLGTLETSPYELAKAYSIFPNYGIIPSTYTISEVYDRKGNLIYKRYPQIERKVKSISNKSYSIMNSMLREVVTNGTGKRANIPDLDLHGKTGTSDTSAWFVGFTGGHVFSVLVEGEDILSSTSAVPISKDIATSLLYLSSSKEVPVYISLDTTEKKDSFFDAPIEFISKGKNVIEFLNSIKYELPINELKRKINEAINVIEYIYPDIVISVRKWEEENLIDFLEDPVAFIQNGFDLDTYLSELTINETNISKLKKAYVQLLYIYPDQALIVEKFLKENGLF, from the coding sequence ATGTCAATCTTTCTTGTTAATTCGGATTACAACACTTATTTATTTAATAATAATCAATTCATTCTGCCAACAAAATATAAATATGTAAAGTTGGAAGATATTCCAACCGAACTAATATATAGTCTTTTATGGTCTGAAGATAGAGAATTCTTTGAACACAATGGAATAAACATTAAAGCTTTAACAAGAGCCGCATTAATAAATATTAGACATTTATCTATTGTTCAAGGTGGTAGCACAATCACTCAGCAACTCTCTAAAACTGTCTACCTAAGTAATGAAAGAAATGTTAAAAGAAAAATAATGGATATGATGTTGGCTTTTTTCTTGGAACGTTCTTACACAAAAGAAGAGATATTAGAAGCATATCTTAATAGTGTATATCTAGGTAATGATATTTCAGGAATAGGAGCAGCTGCTCAAAGATATTTTGGAAAAGATGTCCAAGACCTTTCAACAGAAGAAATTCTGGTACTAGTAGGAATAATAAATGGACCAGAAATTTATAATCCCTATAAATATCCTGATAGGGCAAAATCTCAGGCAGAAATATTATTATATTCTTTGCCAGACAACTTTTTCTCTCTACAAACTAGAGAGGACATAGATAAGAAAATACATGAACTCATCTTTTATCCACAATCTTATAATGAAAGATATTTAAATTTAATATATAGGGTTAAGCAAGAAGAAGAATTAATTGGTTTAAAAGGTGGAGGATATACAATCAAAACTACATACAACAAAAATCTTTTTGACTCAGTAACTTTAGATGAAAATTCATCTGCTATTGTGCTAAATAATAAAACCGGTGAAATACTAAGCTTTTGGGGCGGAGAATATACAGTGTTTTATTCTAATCAACAGATAGGTTCGAGTATAAAACCATTTTACTATATATTAGCGCTTGAAAAAGGATACGACGTAAACACTGTATTACCAGATTATTCTATGAAATTTGGAGATTGGGCACCTCAAAACTATGATAAAACTTATAGAGGTAGTGTAACTTTGAAAGAAGCCCTTGTAAATTCAATAAATATTCCATCTATATATTTAGCAATGCATATAGATATTTCTCCACAACAATCTATAGATACTATTAAAGATTTCCTTTTAAATGAATTAGGCATTCAAGGAGTATATCCAAACGATTTGACTCTCTCATTAGGAACCTTAGAAACAAGTCCTTATGAATTAGCTAAAGCTTATTCGATTTTTCCTAATTATGGAATCATTCCTTCAACTTACACAATTTCTGAGGTATACGACAGAAAAGGTAATTTAATATATAAACGATACCCGCAAATTGAAAGGAAAGTTAAATCCATTTCAAATAAGTCTTACAGTATTATGAATTCTATGCTCAGAGAAGTTGTAACAAACGGAACAGGAAAGAGGGCAAATATTCCTGACTTAGATTTACACGGAAAAACTGGTACCTCTGATACATCTGCATGGTTTGTTGGTTTTACAGGAGGTCATGTTTTTTCAGTATTAGTTGAAGGAGAAGATATATTATCTTCTACTTCAGCTGTTCCAATAAGTAAAGACATTGCCACTTCTTTATTATACCTTAGTTCTTCAAAAGAAGTTCCTGTATACATCTCGTTGGATACAACTGAAAAGAAAGACTCTTTTTTTGATGCACCAATCGAATTTATATCTAAAGGTAAAAATGTCATAGAATTTTTAAACTCAATAAAATATGAATTACCTATCAATGAATTAAAAAGAAAGATAAATGAAGCTATAAATGTGATAGAATATATATACCCTGATATTGTTATTTCAGTTAGAAAATGGGAAGAGGAAAACTTAATTGATTTCTTGGAAGATCCTGTTGCTTTCATACAAAATGGTTTCGATCTAGATACATATTTAAGTGAACTAACAATTAATGAAACTAACATTTCAAAGTTAAAAAAGGCTTATGTTCAGTTACTATACATCTATCCAGATCAAGCACTTATAGTTGAAAAATTTTTAAAAGAGAACGGATTATTTTGA
- a CDS encoding YebC/PmpR family DNA-binding transcriptional regulator: MSGHNKWANIKARKTVQDAKRSKMFTKLIRELTIAAREGGGDPESNPRLRTAIENAKAANMPKDKIEAAIKKGTGESSGEELFEIMYEAYAPGGVALLISVVTDNKNRTAQEIRHTLSKHGGTLAESGSVAWNFERKGLLTVPKEEVDDLEELLLLAIEAGAEDIDEETDPIEIITSPENLTSVRNALKEAGYTVNEQLTYLPKTTVKVSDEDAEKILKLLDALDEMDDVQDVYGNYDIDDEVMERLAANL, from the coding sequence ATGTCTGGACACAATAAATGGGCAAATATCAAAGCTAGAAAGACTGTTCAAGATGCAAAAAGGTCTAAAATGTTCACGAAGCTTATAAGAGAACTTACTATAGCAGCTAGAGAAGGAGGAGGAGATCCTGAATCGAATCCAAGACTAAGAACAGCTATAGAAAATGCAAAGGCTGCTAATATGCCAAAAGATAAAATAGAGGCCGCTATAAAAAAAGGTACCGGAGAGTCTTCGGGAGAAGAACTCTTTGAAATTATGTATGAAGCATATGCCCCAGGAGGCGTGGCTTTACTTATCTCTGTAGTTACTGACAATAAAAATAGAACTGCTCAAGAAATACGTCATACTTTGTCAAAGCATGGAGGTACTTTAGCAGAATCTGGTTCAGTAGCGTGGAATTTCGAGCGAAAAGGGTTGCTTACTGTACCTAAAGAGGAAGTAGATGACCTTGAAGAGTTGTTGCTTTTAGCTATTGAAGCAGGTGCTGAAGATATTGATGAGGAGACGGATCCTATTGAAATTATAACCTCGCCAGAAAATCTCACTTCAGTAAGAAATGCTTTAAAAGAAGCAGGATATACTGTTAATGAACAATTAACATACTTGCCAAAAACTACAGTTAAAGTTTCCGATGAAGACGCAGAAAAGATACTTAAATTGTTGGATGCACTTGATGAGATGGATGACGTTCAGGATGTATACGGAAATTACGATATTGATGATGAAGTTATGGAGCGTTTAGCTGCTAATCTATAA
- the rplU gene encoding 50S ribosomal protein L21 codes for MYAIVDFAGKQYKVEKDQVIYTEKVKNVEPGNDLILDKVIMIKKDDEVKTGAPYVEGAKVVTEVVEHGKDRKIHIIKFKGRKNYRRKMGHRQQYTALKVKDIQG; via the coding sequence GTGTACGCTATTGTTGATTTTGCTGGAAAACAGTATAAAGTAGAAAAAGATCAGGTAATATATACAGAAAAGGTCAAAAATGTTGAGCCTGGTAATGATCTTATCCTTGATAAAGTCATCATGATAAAAAAAGATGATGAAGTTAAGACTGGTGCTCCTTATGTGGAAGGAGCGAAGGTAGTAACTGAAGTAGTAGAACATGGTAAAGACAGAAAAATCCACATAATAAAATTCAAAGGAAGAAAAAACTATAGAAGAAAAATGGGTCACAGACAGCAGTATACTGCCCTAAAAGTTAAAGATATTCAAGGGTAA